The genomic window CAAAATCCCGAATGTGGCCTGAAATGCTGCGTGTTTTCCAAAAGGGCCTTAGTCCCAGACCGTCCCAGTCAAGAGATTCGATGTGGGATTTTGAGAATTTTCTAAACTGTGTGGTTATTCGGGATATTTGTCCTTCGTTTTTCACTGTGATGACCTCGGGTGTCCCATCCGCATTGGAGTCCCATACCAGGATGCGCATCGGCAGATACTTCCGGTTTTCGATATCCCCCGGGTTGGCTATCGGTACGGAAAAATAGAGCGTACTCCCGCCAAAAGGGTCGCTCCCTTTCCAGATTTCCTTGCCTGACCGGTCTATAATCTGTATTTTATCACTATCGCTGTAGGATACAACGGCATCTTCACCGCTTTTTAAAATATTTCCAAGCGTCAGTCCCATGAGATTACTGCGAGGTGATGTTTTGACCCGATTCCCCGGAACGTATTCGTCGTTATCCCAATGCATGTGATAGGTTTTCCCTGAAAAAGGATCGACCGTGTTGTTTTTCTGTCCCAACAGGAGGCTTTTCGCCCCGGAAACCTCAACCACCCGGTAATACCAGTAGCTCCGATTAACAATCCTCGTATAGGCTTGTCCGTTATATTCCACTACAAAGGAGCGGACGCTGTTTTTCTGGGGGTTCAGGCCGGTTACGAAGATTTCCGCATATCCGTTGCCGTTAATATCAGCCGCATCCACTCCGATAAAATAGTTAGTCTCGTTTTCAACTATTTTTTCGGCAGGGCCAAGACGATTATTTTTATGTCGGTAAAGAAGGACATCGTGGGGGGTTATGACGACCGTTTCCATTTTGCCGTCCCCGTTCACATCGCCTATGGCAATGCCGTTGATCAGATGCCTGTAGTTGGTACTCTTCCAGAATACCGGTGATCTTTCCTTGCGTTCTGGAGACATAATAAAGGGTGAACTTTCTCCGGTGCTTCTATCATCACCAACCATCCCGTCTTTTTCCAGAAGTTTTTCCGGATGGATACGGGTGTTCGGCTGGTCCTGTTGGGCTTGGGGCTGTTTCGTCTGAGAAGGGACAGGACGTTTACTGAGAGGAATGAAACGGCCGAAAACTTTTTCATTGATATCCCGGGCAAAAAGGTTGATTTTCGGGATGACCTCGTCCATCCCCTGGCTCTGGTCGAAAAAGGGAAAGACAGGCTTGCTTCCCGAGACATCTATCATTTTGGCATCAATACTTACACTGCTGCCGAAAATCGTGAGGCTGCCGAAAAGGACAAAATCTGCATTCAGTTTTTCTCCGATCCGCTGGGCCGTTATTTCGTTGACAGGGCCGGTAACCGTTTCAAAGGCCTTTTCAGTTTCCTCCCTCTCGATCACCTGTACTCTATCTGGAATGGAAAGGCGGGATGAAAGCATGTCATAGATGCCATCTCTTAAAAATGTTAGGTCTTTCTCAGCATTCATCTTAAAGGGAATGAGAGCGACTCTTTTCGGCTCTTCCGCCAATAAATGAATATTTGACAATAGGATAAAAATAAAACTTAAAAAAAGGATTTTGATTGTTGAATGGATTATATCTTTCAAAAAATGGTCCTCCAGCTACGGGTTACGGGTTACGGGTTACGGGTTACGGGTTACGCGTTACGAGTTGCGGGTTACGAGTCACGGGTTGGGGTTTTATTTTCATTCTGATTCCACGCACTTCAAATACTTATTAATTTTTTTTCCCAATATATCTAAAACCCTCAACCTGCTAGCTTTTACAAGTGCAATTAAGATCGAGTCCATTAAAACCGGATATTTGCTAAATATTTATCTCTGTGATCTCCGTGTGCTCCGTGGTAAATCGAATTTCTACGAAACCATCATTATTATACCGGTTGCAGGGTTGTCAATCCTTATAAAAGATGGAAAAATTAATTTTGTGTAATACTTGACAAATATGTAAAAAATCAAAAAGATTTTTTTGTCATTTGTGTAAAAACTGCTTTATTTTTAAAGAAATATTGTAAAATATCTAACTTGCTAAACAAAAGCTTTTCATATATAAAAAAAAGTAATGGTTCAATGGTTCACCTGCAACTCTGAACTCTGAACTCTGAACTCTGAACCTTTGAACCCTGAACATCTGAACCATGAACGAGGAAAAATATGAAAACAGAAGATGCGAGACAGCCGGTACCTGTTCCCAACTTTATTAGAACGATTGTTGCCCAGGACCTGGAGACCAATAAATACGGCGGCAGGGTCGTCACCCGGTTTCCACCGGAGCCCAACGGTTACCTGCACATCGGCCACGCCAAATCCATCTGCCTGAACTTCGGTATTGCTGCGGAAAACAAAGGAGGGGTTTGCAACTTGAGATTCGATGACACAGATCCCAGCAAGGAAGAAATGGAGTATGTGGAATCGATCCAGTCAGATGTCCGATGGCTGGGATTTGACTGGGAAGAGCGGATGTTTTTTTCATCGGACTATTTCGAAAAGCTTTACCAATATGCGATGCAGCTAATCAAATCAGACAAAGCCTATGTGGACAGCCTGAGCGCACAGGAAATTAAAGAGTACCGGGGAACGCTGACTGAACCTGGTCGTGAAAGCCCGTATCGCAATCGCAGCATTGAAGAAAATGTGAATTTATTTACCCGTATGCGGGCGGGTGAATATGATGACGGCGCCCATGTGCTTCGGGCCAAAATTGATATGGTATCTCCCAATATGCTGATGCGCGACCCGACCTTGTATCGCATTAAGCATGTGTCTCATTACAGGACCGGTGACCGGTGGTGCATTTATCCCATGTACGATTTCACCCATTGCCTGTCCGATTCCATTGAAGGCATCACCCATTCCATCTGCACACTGGAATTTGAAATAAATCGCCGGCTTTACGACTGGGTTTTGGATGAGTTGAACGTTTATCATCCCCAGCAGATTGAGTTTGCCCGCCTGAATTTGACTTTCACGGTATTGAGCAAGCGCAAGCTAATAGAACTGGTGGAAGGCGGGCATGTCACCGGATGGGACGATCCGAGAATGCCGACTATTTCCGGTTTGAGAAGACGCGGATACACTCCGGCTTCCATCCGAAACTTTTGCGAACGGAT from Thermodesulfobacteriota bacterium includes these protein-coding regions:
- a CDS encoding VCBS repeat-containing protein; the encoded protein is MKDIIHSTIKILFLSFIFILLSNIHLLAEEPKRVALIPFKMNAEKDLTFLRDGIYDMLSSRLSIPDRVQVIEREETEKAFETVTGPVNEITAQRIGEKLNADFVLFGSLTIFGSSVSIDAKMIDVSGSKPVFPFFDQSQGMDEVIPKINLFARDINEKVFGRFIPLSKRPVPSQTKQPQAQQDQPNTRIHPEKLLEKDGMVGDDRSTGESSPFIMSPERKERSPVFWKSTNYRHLINGIAIGDVNGDGKMETVVITPHDVLLYRHKNNRLGPAEKIVENETNYFIGVDAADINGNGYAEIFVTGLNPQKNSVRSFVVEYNGQAYTRIVNRSYWYYRVVEVSGAKSLLLGQKNNTVDPFSGKTYHMHWDNDEYVPGNRVKTSPRSNLMGLTLGNILKSGEDAVVSYSDSDKIQIIDRSGKEIWKGSDPFGGSTLYFSVPIANPGDIENRKYLPMRILVWDSNADGTPEVITVKNEGQISRITTQFRKFSKSHIESLDWDGLGLRPFWKTRSISGHIRDFAIADFDNDGKKELVAAVISKEGTIIATTPKSAIIAYEIGK
- a CDS encoding glutamine--tRNA ligase/YqeY domain fusion protein, with translation MKTEDARQPVPVPNFIRTIVAQDLETNKYGGRVVTRFPPEPNGYLHIGHAKSICLNFGIAAENKGGVCNLRFDDTDPSKEEMEYVESIQSDVRWLGFDWEERMFFSSDYFEKLYQYAMQLIKSDKAYVDSLSAQEIKEYRGTLTEPGRESPYRNRSIEENVNLFTRMRAGEYDDGAHVLRAKIDMVSPNMLMRDPTLYRIKHVSHYRTGDRWCIYPMYDFTHCLSDSIEGITHSICTLEFEINRRLYDWVLDELNVYHPQQIEFARLNLTFTVLSKRKLIELVEGGHVTGWDDPRMPTISGLRRRGYTPASIRNFCERIGVAKRDSMVDMALLEYSAREDLNKHAPRVMGVLRPLKVVIDNYPEGQVEQLEAENNPEDSAAGKRKIPFSRVLYIEKEDFMEDPPRKFFRLAPGREVRLKHAYYVKCSGMVKDEKTGEVIEVHCTYDPKTRGGWSEDGRKVKGTLHWVSADHALKAEVRLYDHLFVKENPSETKDGVDFKSYLNPNSLERLTSCLVEPSLAGAVPGSRYQFLRQGYFCVDSKDSSDDALVFNRTVTLRDTWAKIQRSRKK